One region of Aeromicrobium sp. Sec7.5 genomic DNA includes:
- the cpaB gene encoding Flp pilus assembly protein CpaB: MKKQVIAILVAAVLAMLAVVALVVYANNADDRALEGTETVEVLQATEDIAVKTPVSEIADKVELVKVPKSVQIPGALTSLDDLESQVTTVALVAGDQLSEAKFDAPESVKGPAALPDGMQQLTIQVDGARLVGGAVKAGDRVGVFTSYQAGPVTSNPLNQMLVLKVDTGVAGSETATGVLVTLAVTTVQAQQIVHASEFGTVWLTLQNDTTTSDSPGTIDLTDVAP; the protein is encoded by the coding sequence ATGAAGAAGCAAGTCATCGCGATTCTCGTCGCGGCTGTGCTGGCCATGCTGGCCGTCGTGGCGCTCGTCGTCTACGCCAACAACGCTGATGATCGTGCCCTCGAGGGCACCGAGACCGTCGAGGTCCTGCAGGCCACGGAGGACATCGCCGTCAAGACACCGGTCTCGGAGATCGCCGACAAGGTCGAGCTCGTCAAGGTGCCCAAGTCGGTCCAGATCCCAGGCGCCCTGACGTCCCTTGACGATCTCGAGAGCCAGGTGACGACGGTCGCGCTCGTGGCCGGTGACCAGCTGTCGGAGGCCAAGTTCGACGCACCGGAGTCAGTCAAGGGGCCGGCTGCGCTGCCCGATGGCATGCAGCAGCTGACCATCCAGGTCGACGGTGCCCGTCTTGTCGGCGGCGCCGTCAAGGCCGGGGATCGCGTCGGCGTGTTCACGTCGTACCAGGCTGGACCGGTCACTTCGAATCCCCTCAATCAGATGCTTGTGCTCAAGGTCGACACCGGGGTGGCTGGATCCGAGACAGCCACAGGAGTGCTCGTGACCCTCGCCGTCACGACCGTCCAGGCCCAGCAGATCGTGCACGCATCTGAGTTCGGCACGGTCTGGTTGACCCTGCAGAACGACACGACCACCAGCGACAGCCCGGGGACGATTGACCTGACGGACGTGGCCCCATGA
- a CDS encoding AAA family ATPase, which produces MIGIVLVVGSDDEVADRIGTAIGYRVVALSAATVASPSVSLLRGMDASQLPGVMVFTDEIPVERSISMAAEVHAVRSDVVMILVSRGEASILIEAMRAGIRDIAPSLDDATFLANLRATLSAQAGTDASGVVATRVAQPVDFTSRTITVLSPKGGVGKTNISVNLAVALAEQSPMDVVLVDLDLMFGDVSTVLDLRPTHTLEDAFKAGGRDSLLLKTFLTVHDQGFYVLCGAESPAANDNVSGPDVAELIRQLQSQFRYVVVDTAAGLDDATLAALEVSHDAIVVTTMDMACLRSVRKAVELLGELALLPASKYVAVNFADKQSGLRIKDVEAVIGLPADIVLPRMPEVQAAANRGVPALTVMKNGPFVKSIRHLAKRIFDRAREMESKPGHKRLEVA; this is translated from the coding sequence ATGATCGGCATCGTGCTCGTGGTCGGCAGCGACGACGAGGTCGCCGACCGCATCGGGACCGCCATCGGGTATCGGGTCGTCGCGCTGAGTGCGGCGACCGTCGCCTCCCCGAGCGTGAGCCTGCTGCGCGGCATGGACGCGTCCCAGCTGCCGGGGGTCATGGTCTTCACCGATGAGATCCCGGTCGAGCGATCGATCTCGATGGCCGCCGAGGTCCATGCGGTCCGATCGGACGTCGTCATGATCCTGGTGTCGCGCGGTGAGGCGTCGATCTTGATCGAGGCGATGCGCGCCGGCATCCGGGACATCGCGCCGTCACTCGATGACGCCACGTTCCTGGCGAACCTGCGGGCGACGCTCAGCGCGCAAGCCGGCACCGACGCCTCCGGGGTCGTGGCGACCCGTGTCGCGCAGCCCGTCGACTTCACCTCGCGGACCATCACGGTCCTCTCGCCCAAGGGCGGTGTGGGCAAGACCAATATCTCGGTCAACCTCGCGGTCGCCTTGGCCGAGCAGTCGCCCATGGACGTCGTGCTGGTGGATCTCGACCTGATGTTCGGCGATGTCTCGACCGTGCTCGATCTGCGACCGACCCACACCCTCGAGGACGCCTTCAAGGCCGGTGGGCGCGACAGTCTGTTGCTCAAGACCTTCTTGACGGTCCACGACCAGGGTTTCTACGTGCTGTGCGGCGCGGAGTCGCCCGCTGCGAACGACAATGTCTCGGGCCCGGACGTGGCCGAGCTGATTCGTCAGCTGCAGTCGCAGTTCCGGTACGTGGTCGTCGACACTGCGGCAGGACTGGACGACGCAACCTTGGCCGCTCTTGAGGTGAGCCATGACGCGATCGTCGTGACGACGATGGACATGGCCTGTCTGCGCAGCGTGCGCAAGGCCGTGGAGCTGCTCGGTGAGCTGGCGCTGCTGCCGGCCTCGAAGTACGTGGCTGTCAATTTCGCTGACAAGCAATCTGGGCTGCGCATCAAGGACGTCGAGGCGGTCATCGGCCTGCCGGCCGACATCGTGCTGCCGCGTATGCCGGAGGTGCAGGCCGCAGCCAATCGTGGAGTGCCCGCGTTGACGGTCATGAAGAATGGTCCGTTCGTGAAGTCGATCCGCCACCTCGCGAAGCGGATCTTCGACCGCGCTCGTGAGATGGAGTCCAAGCCCGGACACAAGCGGCTGGAGGTGGCCTGA
- a CDS encoding CpaF family protein, whose translation MALSDRLANAREISAARLEAVDVEDAPDVDGSIAAMSAANEAFAEIKVRTSGILFERLGSRVNDSSLTEEQLHEIVRDELTEIIEEDQQLLSPDERRRLVRDVENDALGLGPLERLLNDDSITEIMANRFDQVYVERNGKLTLSSSRFTSEDHLRRVIERIVSRIGRRVDESSPLVDARLADGSRVNAVIPPLSVDGSSLTIRKFSKTPLQVSDLVRFGSMTEQMASLLEACVLAKLNILVSGGTGTGKTTLLNVLSCFIPPGERIVTIEDAVELNLQQPHVVRLESRPPNIEGAGEVKIRDLVRNSLRMRPDRIVVGEVRGGEALDMLQAMNTGHDGSLSTLHANSPRDAMARLETLVLMAGMDLPLRAIREQGASAVDLIVQIGRLRDGSRRITHVTEVLGMEGDTVVLQDIFTFNFAAGVDEHGKFLGQAKPTGVRPRFSERFVDEGIHFDLANLADNGGW comes from the coding sequence ATGGCCCTCAGTGATCGCCTGGCCAATGCCCGCGAGATCAGCGCGGCACGTCTCGAGGCCGTGGACGTCGAGGACGCGCCGGACGTCGACGGATCGATCGCCGCGATGTCGGCTGCCAACGAGGCCTTCGCCGAGATCAAGGTGCGGACCTCGGGCATCTTGTTCGAGCGGCTGGGATCGCGAGTCAATGATTCCTCGTTGACCGAGGAACAGCTGCACGAGATCGTGCGCGACGAGCTGACCGAGATCATCGAGGAGGACCAGCAGCTGCTCTCGCCGGACGAGCGCCGCCGGCTGGTGCGCGACGTCGAGAACGACGCTCTCGGCCTCGGTCCGCTCGAGCGGTTGCTCAACGACGACAGCATCACCGAGATCATGGCCAACCGCTTCGACCAGGTCTACGTCGAGCGCAATGGCAAGCTCACGCTCTCGTCGTCGCGGTTCACCTCAGAGGACCATCTTCGTCGGGTCATCGAGCGGATCGTTTCGCGCATCGGTCGGCGTGTCGACGAGTCGTCCCCCTTGGTCGACGCGCGCCTGGCCGATGGATCACGCGTCAACGCGGTGATCCCGCCGTTGTCGGTCGACGGGTCTTCCCTGACGATCCGTAAGTTCTCGAAGACGCCCCTGCAGGTCAGCGACCTGGTGCGCTTCGGCAGCATGACCGAGCAGATGGCCAGCCTGCTCGAAGCGTGCGTGCTGGCGAAGCTCAACATCCTGGTGAGCGGCGGTACGGGCACCGGCAAGACGACGCTGCTCAACGTGTTGTCATGCTTCATCCCGCCGGGCGAGCGCATCGTGACGATCGAGGACGCGGTGGAGCTCAACCTCCAGCAGCCGCACGTGGTGCGGCTCGAGAGTCGCCCCCCGAACATCGAGGGTGCGGGTGAGGTCAAGATCCGCGATCTCGTGCGCAATTCGCTGCGGATGCGACCCGATCGCATCGTGGTGGGCGAGGTGCGCGGCGGTGAGGCCCTCGACATGCTGCAGGCCATGAACACGGGCCACGACGGCTCGCTCTCGACGCTGCACGCCAACAGCCCTCGCGACGCGATGGCGAGGCTGGAGACGCTCGTGCTGATGGCTGGGATGGACCTGCCGCTGCGGGCGATTCGCGAGCAGGGCGCCTCGGCAGTCGACCTGATCGTGCAGATCGGCCGGCTTCGCGACGGCAGCCGCCGCATCACCCACGTCACCGAGGTTCTGGGGATGGAGGGCGACACGGTGGTGCTGCAGGACATCTTCACCTTCAACTTTGCCGCCGGTGTCGACGAGCACGGAAAGTTCCTGGGGCAGGCGAAGCCCACCGGCGTCCGCCCTCGGTTCAGTGAGCGGTTCGTCGACGAGGGCATTCATTTCGATCTGGCGAATCTCGCGGACAACGGGGGGTGGTGA
- a CDS encoding type II secretion system F family protein: protein MLIFMACLLIVGALTSFWVAVAGAPVRRVDRQRVAAYAVVEQPTMLNRMATAVETKVDTAVKRSNGRLFTAEELALAGIAMPVSNLVILMGCGALVTIAAGLVLLKSLVVGLLLAVAVPIATKLAVRWRTGRLRRRFSDQLPGTLQMIAASLRAGHSFPRALDAVAKEADAPMRPELARVVNETRVGRDLLVSLDEVAMRMESEDFRWVGAAIGAQRETGGNLNEILDQVAATIRDRQHIRMQVTSLSAEGRLSAIILMVLPVLIGGYYALVAGEQMAVFIDSGIGKGLLAGSLVAYVLGGFWMRSIVRIEF, encoded by the coding sequence ATGCTGATCTTCATGGCCTGTCTGCTGATCGTCGGGGCACTGACGTCGTTCTGGGTCGCTGTGGCCGGTGCGCCGGTCCGGCGGGTCGATCGTCAACGCGTCGCGGCCTACGCCGTGGTCGAGCAGCCCACGATGCTGAACCGGATGGCGACAGCGGTCGAGACCAAGGTCGACACCGCAGTCAAGAGAAGCAACGGACGGCTGTTCACCGCTGAGGAGCTGGCCCTGGCCGGGATCGCGATGCCGGTCTCGAACCTCGTGATCCTCATGGGCTGCGGCGCGCTGGTGACGATCGCAGCCGGCTTGGTCCTGTTGAAGAGCCTTGTGGTGGGGCTGCTGCTTGCCGTCGCCGTCCCGATTGCGACCAAGCTCGCCGTGCGGTGGCGCACGGGGCGGCTTCGGCGCCGGTTCTCCGATCAGCTGCCGGGGACGCTCCAGATGATCGCGGCCTCGCTGCGCGCCGGTCACAGCTTCCCGCGTGCACTCGACGCGGTCGCGAAGGAGGCAGACGCCCCCATGCGCCCTGAGCTGGCCCGGGTCGTCAACGAGACGCGAGTGGGGCGTGACCTGCTCGTGTCACTCGACGAGGTGGCGATGCGCATGGAGAGCGAGGACTTCCGCTGGGTCGGGGCAGCGATCGGCGCTCAGCGGGAGACCGGAGGCAACCTCAACGAGATCCTCGACCAGGTGGCGGCGACGATCCGCGACCGACAGCACATCCGGATGCAAGTCACGTCCCTGTCGGCCGAGGGACGGCTCTCCGCCATCATCCTCATGGTGCTGCCCGTCCTGATCGGCGGCTACTACGCACTGGTGGCGGGGGAGCAGATGGCGGTGTTCATCGACTCCGGTATCGGCAAGGGTCTGCTCGCAGGAAGTCTCGTGGCCTACGTCCTGGGCGGTTTCTGGATGAGGTCCATCGTCCGGATCGAATTCTGA
- a CDS encoding type II secretion system F family protein: MILIAAVLLLGSLSALAVGLGVVATADGAVQRRARELAVRDEPSPGGKRVMAVNRLPRGWLASLTPPTLLDKVERNLVLAGRPDSWSLDKVVLYKPIGLAFGVFFLLTMLSNGGLALVLVGVVMVPLGYFVPDLLVHNMATKRQLLIQKELPDLLDQIVISIEAGVGFEQALARAAERNTGPLADEILRLTQDMTVGLARREAYNALADRTTVDDLRNFCRAVVQAEEYGISIASVVRSQAVELRHARKMRAEAAAQKVPVKILIPLMLCVLPVLFIIVLGPAIVSAYARS; encoded by the coding sequence GTGATTCTGATCGCTGCAGTCCTGTTGCTCGGCTCGCTCTCGGCGCTTGCCGTGGGGCTGGGAGTCGTCGCGACCGCCGACGGCGCTGTGCAGCGCCGTGCTCGTGAGCTCGCCGTCCGCGACGAACCGAGTCCCGGCGGCAAGCGGGTCATGGCGGTCAACCGCCTGCCGCGCGGCTGGCTCGCCAGCCTGACGCCCCCAACGCTGCTCGACAAGGTCGAGCGCAACCTCGTGCTCGCGGGCCGGCCCGATTCGTGGTCCCTCGACAAGGTCGTGTTGTACAAGCCGATCGGTCTCGCGTTCGGGGTGTTCTTCCTCTTGACCATGCTGTCGAACGGAGGTCTGGCCCTTGTGCTCGTCGGTGTCGTCATGGTGCCGCTGGGGTACTTCGTGCCCGATCTGTTGGTACACAACATGGCCACCAAGCGACAGCTGCTGATTCAGAAGGAGCTTCCGGACCTCCTCGACCAGATCGTGATCTCGATCGAGGCCGGTGTGGGCTTCGAGCAGGCCCTGGCTCGGGCCGCCGAGCGGAACACGGGGCCCCTTGCTGACGAGATCCTGCGACTCACGCAGGACATGACGGTCGGGTTGGCTCGCCGAGAGGCCTACAACGCCTTGGCCGACCGCACGACGGTCGACGATCTTCGCAACTTCTGCCGGGCCGTGGTGCAGGCGGAGGAGTACGGAATCTCGATCGCGTCGGTCGTCCGGAGCCAGGCGGTCGAGCTGCGGCACGCCCGCAAGATGCGGGCCGAGGCCGCGGCCCAGAAGGTGCCCGTCAAGATCCTCATCCCACTGATGCTCTGCGTCCTGCCGGTGCTGTTCATCATCGTGCTGGGCCCAGCTATCGTCTCCGCCTACGCGCGGAGCTGA
- a CDS encoding alkane 1-monooxygenase has translation MSYLGVKRAEEFNMTVSAVVDGQKIEWTDKKRYLWIMGAVIPLIPMMIWGLVAATEWHVWWYFGPFFVFVLIPLFDLVAGLDPNNPPDELIEALEEDRYYRWVTFAFIPLQIAGFLWGCFLLGNGTLFGWDPFAASVLPGIAENLTWYDKVGLATGMGMVAGIGINTAHELGHKKEELERWFARVALAQTAYGHFYIEHNRGHHVRVATPEDPASSRMGETVWEFMPRTVLGSLRSAWGLEKKRFARLKKSPYSLKNDLINAWMFTVLLWGFAMAAFGWQIFPFLLIQAVLGIWLLESVNYLEHYGMKRAKLESGRYERVNPSHSWNSNNIGTNVLLYHLQRHSDHHANPTRRYQALRDFKAAPVLPTGYAGMIVATWVPQIWRKVMDERVLGHYDGDITQANVHPRMKQKYYARFGATPPQEAPEEVTV, from the coding sequence ATGTCATACCTTGGTGTCAAGCGAGCCGAGGAGTTCAACATGACGGTGTCAGCCGTGGTCGACGGTCAGAAGATCGAGTGGACCGACAAGAAGCGTTACCTCTGGATCATGGGGGCGGTCATCCCGCTCATCCCGATGATGATCTGGGGGCTCGTCGCCGCCACCGAGTGGCACGTCTGGTGGTACTTCGGCCCGTTCTTCGTGTTCGTGCTGATCCCGCTGTTCGACCTCGTGGCTGGCCTCGACCCGAACAACCCGCCGGACGAGCTCATCGAGGCGCTCGAGGAGGATCGCTACTACCGCTGGGTGACGTTCGCGTTCATCCCGCTGCAGATCGCCGGCTTCCTGTGGGGCTGCTTCCTGCTCGGCAACGGCACGCTCTTCGGGTGGGACCCGTTCGCGGCCTCCGTGCTGCCGGGCATCGCCGAGAACCTCACCTGGTACGACAAGGTGGGCCTGGCCACGGGCATGGGCATGGTGGCCGGCATCGGCATCAACACGGCCCACGAGCTCGGCCACAAGAAGGAGGAGCTCGAGCGCTGGTTCGCCCGCGTCGCCCTCGCGCAGACCGCCTACGGCCACTTCTACATCGAGCACAACCGCGGACACCACGTCCGCGTCGCCACCCCCGAGGACCCGGCGTCGAGCCGCATGGGCGAGACGGTCTGGGAGTTCATGCCCCGCACCGTGCTCGGCAGCCTGCGCAGCGCGTGGGGGCTCGAGAAGAAGCGGTTCGCGCGCCTGAAGAAGTCCCCCTACAGCCTCAAGAACGACCTCATCAACGCCTGGATGTTCACCGTCCTGCTCTGGGGCTTCGCGATGGCCGCGTTCGGCTGGCAGATCTTCCCCTTTCTGCTGATCCAGGCGGTGCTCGGCATCTGGCTGCTCGAGAGCGTCAACTACCTCGAGCACTACGGCATGAAGCGCGCTAAGCTCGAGTCCGGCCGCTACGAGCGGGTCAACCCGTCGCACTCGTGGAACAGCAACAACATCGGCACCAACGTGCTGCTCTACCACCTGCAGCGTCACAGCGACCACCACGCCAACCCCACACGCCGCTACCAGGCCCTGCGCGACTTCAAGGCGGCCCCGGTGCTGCCCACGGGCTACGCCGGCATGATCGTCGCCACCTGGGTCCCGCAGATCTGGCGCAAGGTCATGGACGAGCGCGTGCTCGGGCACTACGACGGCGACATCACGCAGGCCAACGTGCACCCGCGGATGAAGCAGAAGTACTACGCCCGGTTCGGCGCCACTCCGCCGCAGGAGGCTCCCGAGGAGGTGACGGTCTGA
- a CDS encoding rubredoxin, which translates to MAKFICPNCEFVYDESMGIPREGWPAGTPFVEVDEDWTCPDCGVREQVDFLPIEEFVRNDQDGNVISQETREQALARQRAELERQKEEEQA; encoded by the coding sequence ATGGCGAAGTTCATCTGCCCCAACTGCGAGTTCGTCTACGACGAGTCCATGGGCATCCCCCGCGAGGGCTGGCCCGCCGGCACCCCGTTCGTCGAGGTCGACGAGGATTGGACCTGCCCGGACTGCGGGGTGCGCGAGCAGGTCGACTTCTTGCCGATCGAGGAGTTCGTGCGCAACGACCAGGACGGCAACGTCATCAGCCAGGAGACCCGCGAGCAGGCGCTCGCCCGTCAGCGGGCCGAGCTGGAGCGGCAGAAGGAAGAGGAGCAGGCGTGA
- a CDS encoding rubredoxin, translated as MKIWECQQCGFVYDEAQGWEEEGFPPGTKWEDIPDDWTCPDCGAAKVDFAMSQVG; from the coding sequence GTGAAGATCTGGGAGTGCCAGCAGTGCGGATTCGTCTACGACGAGGCCCAGGGCTGGGAGGAGGAAGGTTTCCCGCCCGGGACGAAGTGGGAGGACATCCCCGACGACTGGACGTGCCCCGACTGTGGCGCCGCGAAGGTCGACTTCGCGATGTCCCAGGTCGGCTGA
- a CDS encoding TetR family transcriptional regulator, whose protein sequence is MTVATFRASVQGQLRERLLDSAQAQIDKRGWSSVTMSRIADEVGVSRQTVHNELGTKRQLAEHLAMRELARFLDVVQARMAGQADVVDAVVAACQGVLELGERSLLVRTIVGSVPGEHDADLLAILTVESGEIIETAGAAVKQCIIDGAFDLPLTDAEVDVAVETVVRLVLSAITRPSKPPAEAAADIGWILGLALKGARG, encoded by the coding sequence ATGACCGTCGCGACGTTCCGGGCCTCCGTGCAGGGTCAGCTGCGGGAACGGCTGCTCGACTCCGCGCAGGCGCAGATCGACAAGCGCGGTTGGTCGTCGGTCACGATGTCGCGCATCGCCGACGAGGTGGGCGTCAGCCGGCAGACGGTCCACAACGAGCTCGGCACCAAGCGCCAGCTCGCCGAGCACCTGGCGATGCGTGAGCTCGCCCGGTTCCTCGACGTCGTGCAGGCCCGCATGGCCGGTCAGGCCGATGTCGTCGACGCCGTCGTGGCCGCGTGCCAGGGCGTGTTGGAGCTGGGGGAGCGCAGTCTCCTGGTCCGCACCATCGTCGGGTCGGTGCCGGGTGAGCACGATGCCGATCTGCTCGCGATCCTCACGGTCGAGTCCGGCGAGATCATCGAGACCGCCGGAGCTGCGGTCAAGCAGTGCATCATCGACGGTGCCTTCGACCTCCCGCTCACCGACGCGGAGGTCGACGTCGCGGTCGAGACCGTCGTCCGCCTCGTGCTCTCGGCGATCACCCGGCCCTCGAAGCCCCCGGCCGAGGCGGCCGCTGACATCGGGTGGATCCTCGGGCTCGCCCTCAAGGGTGCTCGGGGCTGA
- a CDS encoding DMT family transporter — protein sequence MPWIVLIVSGVLEAVWATALGRSEGFTRLAPSVVFATALVASMAGLAWAMRTLPVGTAYAVWVGIGAALTAGYAMASGDETVSIVKILLLLGIVACVVGLKLAH from the coding sequence ATGCCCTGGATCGTCCTGATCGTCTCCGGAGTGCTCGAAGCCGTGTGGGCCACCGCCCTCGGCCGCTCGGAGGGGTTCACCCGCCTCGCGCCCAGCGTCGTGTTCGCCACGGCGCTCGTCGCCAGCATGGCCGGCCTGGCGTGGGCCATGCGCACGCTGCCGGTCGGCACGGCCTACGCCGTCTGGGTCGGCATCGGCGCGGCCCTGACCGCCGGCTACGCGATGGCCAGCGGCGACGAGACCGTGTCGATCGTGAAGATCCTGCTGCTGCTCGGCATCGTGGCCTGCGTCGTGGGCCTCAAGCTCGCCCACTGA
- a CDS encoding dolichyl-phosphate-mannose--protein mannosyltransferase → MRRVDERVWGWIGPLGVALLAFVTRVWHVGSPNRLLFDETYYAKHAWSMLEVGYARDATDGANARIADGETTRLFTDLPTQVAHPEGGKWMIALGEHIFGLDGFGWRISAVVVGALTVLVLARLVRRLTGSTWLGCLAGLLLCVDGLHFVMSRLALLDGFLTFWIVSAVACLVADRDRIAHHLETSLRWRPLRPWQLLAGVCCGMAIATKWSGLFPLAVAGLLVVGWELLLRWRSPLRDPEAPRAAWWGRALLFVAGPAFVSLVLVALVVYVATWTGWLVHHEVYAARFDLGDGNRFSQLWQFHLLDYQFHTGEYLSEQTHPYQSDAWGWTILSRPVAVDAQNDLPAAMCGAGRGDSCIRVITLLGNPLVWWLGSAAVVASAAMWVWERSWKHGLLLAMIAALWLPWFRFDDRPIFSFYAVTMLPFIIAAICLVLRDVWDTAGPLARRVLVGGVLAYVVVTVGLFWWFHPILTGETMPRSAWEARMWFRSWI, encoded by the coding sequence GTGCGACGGGTCGACGAACGCGTGTGGGGGTGGATCGGGCCGCTCGGGGTGGCGCTGCTCGCCTTCGTCACGCGCGTCTGGCACGTGGGCTCGCCCAACCGCCTGCTGTTCGACGAGACGTACTACGCCAAGCACGCGTGGTCGATGCTCGAGGTCGGGTACGCGCGCGACGCCACCGACGGCGCCAACGCCAGGATCGCGGACGGCGAGACGACCCGACTCTTCACCGATCTCCCGACGCAGGTGGCCCACCCCGAGGGCGGCAAGTGGATGATCGCCCTCGGCGAGCACATCTTCGGCCTCGACGGGTTCGGCTGGCGCATCAGCGCGGTCGTCGTCGGCGCTCTCACGGTGCTCGTGCTGGCCCGACTCGTCCGCCGCCTGACCGGCTCGACGTGGCTCGGTTGCCTCGCCGGTCTGCTGCTCTGCGTCGACGGCCTGCACTTCGTGATGTCGCGGCTGGCCCTGCTCGACGGGTTCCTGACCTTCTGGATCGTGTCGGCCGTCGCCTGCCTCGTCGCCGACCGCGACCGGATCGCCCACCACCTCGAGACGAGCCTGCGCTGGCGACCCCTGCGGCCGTGGCAGCTGCTGGCGGGCGTGTGCTGCGGGATGGCGATCGCCACGAAGTGGAGCGGCCTGTTCCCGCTCGCGGTGGCCGGTCTCCTCGTGGTCGGCTGGGAGCTCCTGCTCCGGTGGCGCTCGCCCCTGCGCGACCCCGAGGCCCCCCGAGCCGCCTGGTGGGGGCGGGCCCTGCTGTTCGTGGCCGGCCCCGCGTTCGTCTCGCTCGTCCTCGTGGCCCTCGTCGTCTACGTGGCCACGTGGACCGGTTGGCTGGTCCACCACGAGGTCTACGCCGCACGCTTCGACCTCGGCGACGGCAACCGGTTCAGCCAGCTGTGGCAGTTCCACCTGCTCGACTACCAGTTCCACACCGGCGAGTACCTGTCCGAGCAGACCCACCCGTACCAGTCGGACGCCTGGGGATGGACGATCCTCAGCCGCCCCGTCGCGGTCGACGCGCAGAACGACCTGCCGGCCGCCATGTGCGGCGCGGGCCGCGGCGACTCGTGCATCCGCGTCATCACGCTGCTCGGCAACCCGCTCGTCTGGTGGCTCGGATCAGCGGCCGTCGTGGCGAGTGCCGCGATGTGGGTCTGGGAACGCTCCTGGAAGCACGGCCTGCTCCTGGCGATGATCGCGGCGTTGTGGTTGCCGTGGTTCCGTTTCGACGACCGCCCGATCTTCTCGTTCTACGCCGTCACGATGCTGCCCTTCATCATCGCGGCGATCTGCCTCGTGCTGCGTGACGTGTGGGACACCGCCGGTCCGCTCGCCCGCCGTGTGCTCGTGGGCGGGGTGCTGGCCTACGTCGTCGTGACGGTGGGCCTGTTCTGGTGGTTCCACCCGATCCTGACCGGCGAGACCATGCCCCGGTCCGCGTGGGAGGCCCGCATGTGGTTCCGCTCGTGGATCTGA